The Acidobacteriota bacterium genome has a segment encoding these proteins:
- the rplD gene encoding 50S ribosomal protein L4 — MLEVVVKDVENQSVGRVALDEAIFSASVNEGLIEEDVRHQLAMRRAGTASTKTRAEARGGGRKPWRQKGTGRARHGSRRSPLWRGGGVTFGPKPRDYGYRLPKKKRWGALCSALTQKVQDDALAVVERLELERPKAKDLLGVLANLGLGERKVLIVDEENHECLALSARNVVSVDVARPMALRSVHVLHADAVLFTRQALLALTEGMPR; from the coding sequence ATGCTTGAAGTGGTGGTCAAGGACGTGGAGAATCAGTCGGTGGGGCGCGTCGCGCTCGACGAGGCGATTTTCTCGGCCAGCGTGAACGAAGGGCTCATTGAGGAGGACGTGCGCCACCAGCTGGCCATGCGGCGCGCCGGCACGGCCTCGACCAAGACGCGGGCCGAGGCCAGGGGCGGCGGTCGGAAGCCGTGGCGCCAAAAGGGCACGGGGCGCGCGCGCCACGGAAGCCGGCGCTCGCCTCTCTGGCGCGGGGGCGGCGTCACGTTCGGCCCCAAGCCCCGCGATTACGGCTACCGCCTGCCGAAGAAGAAGCGGTGGGGCGCGCTGTGCTCGGCCCTTACGCAGAAGGTTCAGGACGATGCCCTCGCCGTGGTGGAGCGGCTTGAGCTGGAGCGTCCGAAGGCCAAGGATTTGCTGGGCGTGCTGGCGAACCTAGGCCTTGGAGAGAGGAAAGTGCTTATCGTGGATGAAGAGAACCATGAGTGTTTGGCGCTTTCGGCGCGCAACGTCGTCAGCGTCGATGTGGCGCGCCCTATGGCGCTTCGCAGCGTGCACGTGCTGCACGCCGACGCAGTGCTTTTTACGCGGCAGGCGCTCCTTGCGCTTACGGAGGGAATGCCGCGATGA
- a CDS encoding 50S ribosomal protein L23, which yields MNVTRMRQIVRRPLLSEKSATKQEKGTLCFQVARDANKIEIRQAVERLFGVKVQKVRTMTVRGKMRRFRLAVGKRPNWKKAYVILKEGEKMISFEDFVAEEKG from the coding sequence ATGAACGTCACTCGCATGCGCCAGATTGTGCGCCGTCCGCTGTTGTCGGAGAAGTCGGCCACGAAGCAGGAAAAAGGAACCCTTTGCTTCCAGGTGGCCCGGGACGCCAACAAGATTGAGATTAGGCAGGCGGTGGAGCGTCTCTTCGGCGTAAAGGTGCAGAAGGTGCGCACCATGACAGTGCGCGGCAAGATGCGGCGGTTTCGGCTGGCGGTCGGCAAGCGCCCCAATTGGAAGAAGGCCTACGTGATTCTGAAGGAAGGCGAGAAGATGATCAGCTTCGAGGACTTTGTGGCAGAGGAGAAGGGCTGA